The segment CTTTATCTGCTCTGTGCTTTTTTCTCAAAGTGAATCAACAACCTCTTCATTTCATCACACTGATAGCAAGCTGTGCATGCATCTGTATTTAATTTGTCCTGCCCCTTTATTATCTTCTGAAGATGTGAACAAATGCTGTTTTTGTTTCCCATCTCCTGTGGCGTATCCATTTGATGTTTTTGAAGTCAAATATACTGGATTTCTTATAAATGATTGTTAAAAGGTTGAGAAGGAGTTTCTATAGGTTTTCGTTAATTCATCCGAAATTGGTTGCATGTTGTATATCTCACTACTCAAAGAAGGTTTGAAACAGGAGAGATCATCTTTTACgctaatccaaaacagaagcgGAGTGAGAAACTTACCTGTTTCCTTGTTGTGAACTTCATGAGGACGTTCCTGCACCTGCTTCTGCATGCAGTGTCGACTATGTACCATTCCAGAACTAGCAGGTAGCGTTATTTCCACTTTGATGAGTAGTGATCATAGCTCATGAAAATTACAGGAAATTATGTGATGCTTGTATGTGAGATTATTGAGATGTTTATGGCCTGTACGTGTGATTTTATCAGTAGTAGAACTAGTAGTTATCATTCACTTCTGTATGCTTAAAGCAAGTGAATGTTTTCTGCTTTTGCCTTGCAATCAACTCTGCTGTGAGAACCCAGGCATGGTCCTGAGTGCCAGGATGAGCACTTCAACCACAAAGCATCTTCTGTGAGATCTCGGTTTACACCAAAAACTAACAAAAGCTAGTCTGCATTTTGTTTCCAAGTGATGTACtcattttgaagtaaaaaatatagCCATCACAAGAGGGTTTTGCATGCATAAATACCACTTATTCCTATTTAATACATCATTTTTGTGCATTATATCCTTCAATTTACGTTGGGGAGGCTTGCACACGCACTTCAAGAAATCAGTTGTAAAGTTATCATCACAAGAAGAGAAATATTTTTCCTCTTTGAAGATCTGAAGAAGCAAACAGCTACAAATTTCCATTGCACCCTTCTACTTTCCAGCTATGACTTGGTGCTACTTGTTCATGGAGAGGTATATAATCCTACAAAGAACACATTAAACAAAGAGTTAAAGCAAGAGAACCGGCATATAATCTGTAGCATATGAGATGAGAAGTGCATGTCTGTACCTCCATTTTCTGGATTAGCTCTGTAGCCGTCCTTGCAGATATGACAATGCTCCTGGCTGAAGGTCCAATAAATCCTTCTTCTACGCCTTTGTCAAAAAACCCAAGCAAGCTATCATAGTACCCATCAACATTTAATAGACCcacctgtatttatttttttccccgaTTAATTTGAGAAATAGGGAGAGATAGATTCAACAATGCTTATCAAAGAAATCGTTGAAATTCATTCCACATAATTTCACCAACCCCCCTGCTGATATCCTAGAACAACAATTGCACCTCATGTAAGTTCTTAGAAGCTAGGGTGGTGATTTGCCACACCATTTTCTTATACTGTCACACCTAAATAGAGGTAATTTGCCACaccattaattattaaaaaatattaatttgctcgagcaaagaaaaaaataataaaattttatttttttaaaaaaacacttagatGAATCACCACCCTAAAAGCCAATTGTAGAGAATGTAGAAAGTCAATTTTGAAATCCCACAGCAGCCTAAGAGACAGTCACAAATACTTTACCATCATGTGAGCTTAACACCGACGTTGGTTTTAACCAGTcagagtatttttatattatctttcaCGCATTGAAACAAATTAGTTGCTGGTGAAGATGATTGatttaaacattaaattaaaattcttgaaGCTAAGAAAGTCAAGCCTCCCTTTGCCCTGTTATCACTTCTTGTCAAATAATTAAGGCTCAACTTCATTTGAGTTGCATACATTGCATCTCCTACTGATTGCTTTGACAATGAGCAGTTAAAAACACTGAAAACAAACACTTGCTAAAGCAAAGATTAAGCTTTAACCACGTGCCTAAAAATGGGTGTCAAGTCTTATTCATGATCCCCCAGCCAGCTAGCCCCCTCAGTATTTGGACGATTGTCAAGTTTACTGCCAATAGCCAGACTGATAaccacaaagtcacaaactgctaatatcttccctgatttgatggttttgaataacttttaatggaacaatagcTTTTAGAAAAGTGATTAGCTTTTTCAACATCATCAACATGGCCTTTTAATCCCGTTTCCTGATCAGTGTTAGGTTTATGAAATATGGGATTTAAAAGTTTTAGCACTCCAGCTACCTACCGGAGCTTGAATCCTAGCTAATGTTCATATGGGAACGAGGGCACAGCTGCGATGCAATCCGTGTTcctaaaccaaaaacaaaaaacatcccATTCCTCTCAGCACCATACCAATCTCGACACCCCCACCCCTTTCATATGATCTTCCATAATTGTGTATATTATGATCCCGATTTCCATTTCTCATATAAACTTATTGAGCTTGATCATATTTTCAAGATTAATTAGCCCCTTAATCCAATCAACTAATCAATGTCAAAAGCattataatgactcaaattgcattactaatacattttttttatagatatgaGATTGGATCTTGGATTTTTCATTAGTAACAATAACAAGTGGAGGCTAACTAGTAGGGTACTTCTGACTTGCCTTACAACTTGGCCACTTATAATATCGTATACGATCGTTTACAAAACTTGTAATTTCTTAACCATGGGAATTAAAGGCGCTTTTCAAAGATGAggctgctagctagctagctcatTGCTGCTTCTTTCGAGGAAATTACATATTATTCTTACAAGTTGTACGTGGATTAATTTCTCTATGTAACAAGTAGAAGATATCATATGAAGATAAAACAGATGCAAAATTAATTACTTACTGGCTTGTTATGGATTCCAAGTTGAGACCATGTTATCATCTCAAGCAACTCCTCAAAGGTTCCATACCCTCCTTCATTGATTGACCCAAAAAAACCCAGTGAGAACAGTAAGCAGTTAACAATCTTCTTTTCATCAACACTAAAAATGCTTGAAGCTTGTGAGACTTGAACATGTAAATACCAGGAAGAGCAATGAAAGCATCAGCTCGCCGAGCCATCTCAGCCTTCCTTTCATGCATATCGGATACAATCAACACTTCTCCAACTGTGTGACCTGAAATCTGAGAACAAATCGTAATCATTCATGCAAGCATGCATGTGCATGAGAAGGATAAGAGTGAAGTGAGTGTGGAGTTGAGGGTTCACATACCTCAATCGGTACAAGAGCTCTTGGGATAACActatccaaaaaacaaaaacaaaaaaatattaataacgaAATGAATTAAGAGTAtaatgactatatatatatatatatatatatatatatatataagcatttACCATGATTCAAGATATTGGTGTCTTACCCTAAGACATGACATTCACCATCATAAACAGTCTGAGAAACAAGCCCCATCAGTCCAATACTCCCTCCTCCATACACTAAATCCATCTTCCTTTCAACCTGCGAATTCCCCTTTTCATAAAATACCctccaaattcaaaaaaaaaaaaaaaaagctgaaagAAAGAGAGTGAGGAGTACTATACTAACCAGCTCCCTTCCAAGATCAAGGGCTGCATCACTGAATATCTTTTTATTCCCTGACTTGCTTCCACAAAAGACACAAACACTTTTGAACTTTCCCATAATTGGTTCTCTATTCACCTCCACAGAATTGATCACGATACAAAAGTCCTTCAACAAGTCTACACactttttttgtattatatagCAAGAGAAGTGCTTAAATAATCAAGAGcaaattaattatatcttaGTCCCCGAGTTTCAATAGGACTATAACCTGGTCCTTCATATTTGAAAAGctacagaaacaaaaaagagcCTCTTGGCTATTCAAGGTAACGTTTGGCTCTGTCTTGGATAAGAAAAGATGGAGACTGTACGTAAATTTAAACAGAAGAGACATGTTTCCTTgttaaattctatttaaaattgttataaaaacatatttatttcatATGTTTCTTCAtccaaatatgtttttgtattatctatatctatttataatattagacATTAACTAAATACAACCTTTTAAACTGTTATGTATTATTCAAACATctaaattattcaaatttattattgagcAATTTAAATCCTTAGACGAAAACCAACACTATAAGTGTTTAGAGAGAACGAATTGACATTTCAAGAAGACATAAATCAACAAGAGTCAAGGAACTAATTTAAAACATGAAGGACTAAGCTATGACTATATTGAAAATTACAGGACTAAAAAAGACAATTCACTGAGCAATCAACGACTGTTCATATAGGATAGGGCCTATGACATGGGAGCCAAGATGGATGCTTCATGGTCCatccaaaaaacaataatgcagTTCTTTTTAAGTCAGAGAAGATTCTGCCTTTCTTtccaatattttgttttgtatatcCATTTTGCTTGGCGGGCAcaccaataatatatattgctcttttttctttcttttttttccctctttgaaTTAGATATAGGCTCCTCTCCTCTTTctttagaattaaaaataaatctaattaattataaaagggTATAGTTTAACTGGtcaaattttagatttgttttttagaaattatcagTTCAAGTCTCACAAACCTCAGGCCTATTGGagtttacatgatcattaattttagaatttataaaattaattgagatatacATAAGCTGATTCAAACGtaaatgttaatataaaaaaagttacaaattGAGTTTGTATTTGGTGGATGGTTTGTATCGAAAAATAGGCATACCCTACGACCATTTCAGGAAATTCTTGCTGCGTAGCCCTTCTGTGCTGGCTAATCAATGGAGTTTTGTTATCAAACTTTACTAACTAGGGTATGCTTAATTTCTTGTCTAGCCAAatattgtattaattaaaaatatattttagtctgagaaattaaattattaaatgaggttttaattataatttgatgtTATTCGTTTTCTTCTAATGAAATatcttttacttgaaaattaattatatagactcacaaatgtattattttaagattttattaatttaattagaaggataaagagtatggaattaggttaattaaattataatagtatATCAACTAATTATTTGAATCTTAAATAAtcaataatgattttatattattttttaatacttgaTATATAATTTGATGGAAGAATATTTCTGCATCTATATTTCTCTAATAAGGAATAAACTTATGCTACCTTTTACTTCATCGATGTAATATATATAGAACCCTTTTTCCCTAATTAACTTGACTTTTTCTGAATTAGTTGTCAAGAGTGTAATAAATATTACGCTCTCTCTTTTACTTCAtcaattatcaatatttttcactCATATGTGACAGATGAAAGCTAgctttgctatatatatatatatatatatatatatatatatatatatatatatatatatacacacacatccTCGAAGAACAGCTCGCAAACGGAAGGAGGCGGCGTCATTGACTACGGGGAAGTTTTTGGTAacgtgaatattttttatttaaaaatatattaaaataataatattaattttttaaaattttatttttaatatcaacacttgtgttaaagtaatttaaaattattaaaaaattaatttgaaattaaaacatgATTGGACCACCGAcacaaacattattttaattctttaatttgaactcaacttttctattttctttcttaataagAAAAAGGTGCTGTCAATATCCATATCTTTTTAAagggatttcttttttcttttcttttctttttctatttcctttgaatttttcaaaggCTTCGGCCTGCTCAAAGCTAGGATTTTATGTTGAACCCTCTTTTCATCCTGATCagaacaaattaatatatatttgatggaACCACTATTATCTAAATTAATAGAAACAATTAAAGATTAGGTAATATATCAAagccattaattaattacttaaacTAATAGAAACATTGCCTTCTCAATCTTCTTTTAACGCTGGAAGTTGAATCTTCTCAAtcttacttatatatatatatatatatatatatataggaggcGAACCCCCAATTAAAGATTAtagtagaaaaaattaataaataattagagAATTAATTAGAGACTCGGACATTCGTCTTATGCCAGAAAAGTGTATTAAGTACTGATTTTATTGGGGAGATATTGCATCTAATTGCTCTAGATAATCATGGCAATTAATTGCCACGTACGCTAATGGTACTGTGTACTTGAAGCTTACACTAATTAAGTGTagttattaaaatatctttatgtGATAAAGTAATTAACATCAACAATATGTTTAGTTATTAATCGATCTAATACATTCCGAATGATTTAATAAATCTTCTGtataaataatcaagaaaagaaagaaagaaagaaaacaaaatccataaaGAATCAGGGCTACCGACATACTATTAACTATTAAGTTAAAAGTTGTGGACAAAAATAGGACAAAATATTTTGCCCCACACTCAGTACCACCGtagaatattataataataactatatatatatatatatatatatacacacacacctTTTAGCCTCTTTCTTACtttggttattgatttttttttaatttaatcatgatatatttataggtattcaaaaatatattttaacatcgcggatctatttttaaaaagatttaattaaaaaaaactaggatgATAAATTTTATAGAGCCAATGATCCGGTTTGTGGATTTGACGGGTTTGaccgtgatttttttttttactaattgtaCTTGATTATATGAtcgtctatttttctttttattatatagttaaaaaaaagtagtttcgaaaaaaaaatgttattaaattttagaaaaatccaTGAACCTGTTAATGGGTTTAacgagtttaacttttttttcttttttaatctgttttttttaattttattcttcaatattgaactgattgagaataagttttataatttatttcgttttactttttatgaagttattttagtcttgaaaaaaacttttagtATTGGTTTGACACTCAATTTTGCAatcgtctatttttgttatcatatagttacacaaaaaataattttaaaaaaaacaagttattaatccTGATGGAATTCATTACCCAGTTTGCGAGTTTGACGTGTTGACCCGGGTTATCCGATCCACAGGTTTAGCGAGTTTACCTATCAAACttgatatgtttgttttttagtttatgatcttttaatttttctaattgtttttttatttcattcttctttaatattggattggttggGAAATAGaattcatggtttatttttattttttctataggattatcatgatttcaaataaatattttttttagaattgatgcTCGATTTTGTAAGcatctaattttatcataaaaataaaaataataatttacaaaaacaacaaagttattaaactcattaaAGTCTATGACTCAGGTCACAGAGTGACTGAGATCAATTCAATTTGAcatcatatcaatatttttttaaaaaattatcattttataattttttaaaagctaagatatgtttttatttattatttaagttgtctttaaatttattaaattgaatgatttattttaaattaatttttatactatttaattcaaaattaaagtaggacaaaaaaccaaaaccaaatcgGGAGACTTCCAAACTGCTCGATtagatttaaattgaatttgcaAGCACTagctcagagagagagagagagagagagagagagagagagagagacacacacacacacacacaatacgATTTTATGTTAATAAAGGGATCCGATAAACCATTTTCTGGCAGCAGAGGGAGGAAATATATCGAAATGCCTAAGATGAACTTAATCATTTTACTTTTACTACCAGGTACATGATTTGGAAAAGGTTTTCGGGAGTGCTTCAAAGGGAAGATTTACAATAGTTATAGCAATCATGTGTGTCTCGTTTTTGTTTAATGGCTTCCCGTTGTTAATTGCAATGAACAATTTTAAATGGAAATTTCAATGGTCTGCCACAAAACTATATTTGATAATTGCTTGTTCATGAAATAGTTCAAGTAACTTCAGCTGTCAAAATCAAACACTTTTTAACGTGGTTGTCGTACGAGGTAGAAAAATAATAGATTACTTCAGACAATAATCCCACTCCCCCGCTATTGTTGGTCGTAAGTTTCAGAAAATAATCACCAAAACTGATGGAAAACAAAGATGTGATGATGGTTAGATGTTCTCTAATTTGTCTCTGCTAGGCAATTGTGGCATGTGACTCTGATCACTGCTCTCTTAACTCCTCGGATACCTTGAACATGCCGCATATGTTAATCTTGCCACTTTGATTGATTAGGGACATGAAGACAACAGAGACTCCTGTTAGAGGCAATCAAAGCTAAGACACAAAATGATGAGCCTCGCCATGATGTGTTGAGGGAACTTTCACAACTACCAGAAACAGGATGTCCAGCTCAGGTTGATGGGAAAGTAATCTGCAGAACACCATCTTGGTTCTTATATCATGATCCTGATTTCACATCTACTAAATGCGAACCCCCAATTTGTATATTTGCTTGCAATCCATAGTTAGGAAGATTGGGGTTGTTAGGCTCAGGAATTCCTGGACAAGTCATTATAGAAGCATATGAAAGAATCTGCTGTCAGTGAACTATCGAACACAAGATTCAAGCACCACAGCCACCATTGTGAACAAGCAAGAATGCTCCATCAGGAACTTCATTTGGATATCAGATGCAGAGTGCAAGCCAGTATCTAATCGGAGAACGCTATTAAAAAATGGGAACGGAATCAGCCAATCTTCCAAGTTCATAGGGTTCCCGTGGATCCTTGTCATCCGATTATCAGAACAGGACCTGTGAACAAGATGGTGGAAAAGTTGGCTTTTAGACATTtttgagaattaattaaaagctaaatacattcatttttaattagaattttgttGGAACTATAACATGaggtattaaaatataaaaaataagttgtatataaatagaaaattaacaGAGTCGgcaatatatcaaaattcaaCCATGAAACTAtgtctcatattaaaaaaaatagaaattcttcttctcttccaatgtctatatatgtgtatatagcCTATGTTCCACGTTAGAAAGGGAGAAACTCTTAaatatctgttcttttttttttttgtagtttttcgagtttaatgtaaataaaaaaaaggtcgattttcttaatttttccacCAAGTTGTATGCTTGTAGAATTCTAAAAGGCAATTTGCTTGCACCAATCAGCGAATAAGatctatcttaaaaaaatatatataattgttacaactattattattttctgctGAAACGGATAATCTACAattcaacaagaaaatatagtttgatttgttaataatttaaagcctttaatatttt is part of the Populus nigra chromosome 8, ddPopNigr1.1, whole genome shotgun sequence genome and harbors:
- the LOC133700796 gene encoding cytokinin riboside 5'-monophosphate phosphoribohydrolase LOG8-like; the protein is MGKFKSVCVFCGSKSGNKKIFSDAALDLGRELVERKMDLVYGGGSIGLMGLVSQTVYDGECHVLGVIPRALVPIEISGHTVGEVLIVSDMHERKAEMARRADAFIALPGGYGTFEELLEMITWSQLGIHNKPVGLLNVDGYYDSLLGFFDKGVEEGFIGPSARSIVISARTATELIQKMEDYIPLHEQVAPSHSWKVEGCNGNL